The nucleotide sequence GAAGGTCGACGTCCTGGTGATCCTGCCCTTCGACGGCAAGGCGCTCACCGCGGTCGGCCGGCAGGCGATGGACGCCGGTATCCCGGTGATCAACCTCGACCGCATCTTCGACACGCCGCTGGCGTACCGAACGTGGATCGGTGGCGACAACTACCGGATGGGCGTCAACGCGGGCAACTACCTCGCCGCGGAGCTCAAGAAGAAGAACGTGGCGAACCCGATCATCGGCGAGGTCGCCGGGATCGACTCGCTGCCGCTCACCCAGGAACGCAGCAAGGGCTTCGCGGACGCGCTGGGCCGGGTCGGGTTCAAGGTCGGTCCGCGCGTCTCGGCGCAGTTCACCTCGGAGTCGGGGGAGCAGCAGACCGCGAACCTGCTCCAGGGCGCGCCCAAGCTGGACGCCCTGTGGAACCACGACGACGACCAGGGCATCGGCGTCAACGCGGCGATCGACACCGCGGGCCGCAAGGAGTTCATCATGGTCGGCGGGGCCGGTTCGAAGAACATGATGAACCTGATCAAGGCGGACTCCGCGCCGATCAAGGCGACCGTGCTCTACAGCCCGTCGATGGCTTCCACGGCGGTCGCGCTCGCCCGCCTGCTCGGGCAGGGCAAGGGGATCGGGGATCTCGCCGAGCACGACGTCCCGGCCGAGATCACCACGTACTCGGCGGTCGTCACCAAGGAGAACGTGGACCAGTACCTGGACGTCGGCTTCGACTCCTG is from Amycolatopsis mediterranei and encodes:
- a CDS encoding substrate-binding domain-containing protein, producing the protein MEVIMAGQPFLGRRGFLLGGAAVGAGAVLAGCTSNTPANSASNAPVADAGSNAQPGKPITIGFSAPAADHGWIAAITKNAKAQAQKFSEVKFTATEGTNDVNQQISQVETLINAKVDVLVILPFDGKALTAVGRQAMDAGIPVINLDRIFDTPLAYRTWIGGDNYRMGVNAGNYLAAELKKKNVANPIIGEVAGIDSLPLTQERSKGFADALGRVGFKVGPRVSAQFTSESGEQQTANLLQGAPKLDALWNHDDDQGIGVNAAIDTAGRKEFIMVGGAGSKNMMNLIKADSAPIKATVLYSPSMASTAVALARLLGQGKGIGDLAEHDVPAEITTYSAVVTKENVDQYLDVGFDS